Proteins encoded by one window of Candidatus Nomurabacteria bacterium:
- a CDS encoding fibronectin type III domain-containing protein, whose translation MNFSNPNYNAAKIVLLLAVIIGGGYFILTHSNQNFTGVARVIDADPSPVSDTPVRQRPTPVDETTTGPGPKQQSTFSTVVNSIVDFGGSIKSALTPNANQNNINDKTSNVVATVTTNTATITGLSAGTYIFAVSATDTSGNTSEQSDPITVVISDIVVPDTTDPVISSIAVDPGETSATITWNTNENASSIVEYGRTISYGTTTEEDVLPMVTQHSVTITGLTQNTAYHFDVKSKDASGNTGTSSDNTFTTDAAVVIPPVTPTITSSNPISGSNNTSPKLLGSADSGTTVALYTTAGCTGSAVTSGTAAAFASPGLTVSVADNSTTTFKATATDSSGNVSGCSAGFSYTEVTPDTTDPVISSIGVTSTQTTATITWSTNEASSSSVDYGTTTSYTNSTSETNISPKVTNHTVTITGLAANTLYHFSVKSKDAAGNIGASSDNFFTTLAIVLPVTPTITSANPISGSNNNSPKLKGTAPSGTTVKIYADSACAESVVISGTSNKFASPGLTVSVADNSTTTFKATATDSSGNVSGCSAGFSYTEVTPDTPDITAPVISSITISPTDTTAVATWTTDELASTLVNYGTTTSYGLTTGTSDTLPRVTSHSVTLQSLTPGTLYYVSLISTDASGNIATSSDQTFTTGNTVTYQCGDDVDNDGDSIIDADDPGCTDSNDDNEADEEVIVEETPAPPAGSGGNYISYSCGDGQDNDSDGKMDYPSDPGCTSTLDDNEIDPSDFALGCEVAGTPVLLVKIGLKGEDAKVVQKAVNQLDAATPELVTDGIIGPKSLSGIKTAQTILGTKVDGLWGKITQGLYTTWTQETCPKL comes from the coding sequence ATGAATTTTTCTAATCCGAACTACAACGCAGCAAAAATAGTGTTACTTCTCGCTGTTATTATTGGCGGTGGTTATTTTATACTCACCCACAGTAATCAAAATTTTACTGGGGTAGCTAGAGTTATTGATGCAGATCCATCTCCAGTCTCTGATACCCCGGTGCGGCAGCGGCCAACGCCGGTTGATGAAACGACCACGGGCCCGGGACCAAAACAACAAAGTACATTCTCAACTGTTGTTAATAGTATTGTTGATTTTGGTGGCAGTATTAAGAGTGCACTGACTCCAAATGCAAATCAAAATAACATTAATGATAAAACAAGCAATGTCGTTGCAACAGTAACAACCAATACAGCAACAATTACTGGTCTTTCTGCTGGCACCTATATCTTCGCGGTTAGTGCTACAGATACAAGTGGTAATACATCAGAACAGAGTGATCCAATTACCGTAGTTATAAGTGATATTGTAGTGCCAGATACAACTGATCCAGTTATATCTTCAATTGCGGTTGATCCTGGTGAAACATCTGCCACAATAACCTGGAATACTAATGAAAATGCTTCTTCTATTGTTGAATATGGTAGGACAATTTCATACGGAACAACAACTGAAGAGGATGTATTGCCAATGGTAACTCAACATTCAGTTACGATTACTGGGCTTACGCAAAATACGGCCTATCATTTTGATGTGAAGTCAAAAGATGCAAGTGGCAATACAGGCACTTCTTCAGATAATACATTTACAACAGACGCAGCTGTTGTAATTCCTCCAGTCACGCCTACTATAACTTCTTCAAATCCAATTTCTGGATCGAATAATACAAGCCCGAAGCTTCTAGGCTCTGCTGACTCAGGCACGACTGTTGCACTTTATACAACAGCTGGCTGTACTGGCAGTGCGGTTACTTCTGGAACTGCAGCAGCTTTCGCCTCCCCAGGTCTCACAGTCTCAGTTGCAGACAATTCAACAACAACATTTAAAGCAACGGCAACTGATAGTTCTGGTAATGTCTCTGGTTGTTCAGCAGGCTTTAGTTATACAGAAGTGACACCAGATACTACTGATCCAGTTATTTCTTCAATCGGTGTTACATCTACCCAGACGACAGCAACTATTACCTGGTCTACTAATGAAGCATCTTCATCCAGTGTAGATTATGGTACAACAACCTCATATACTAATTCGACAAGCGAAACAAATATTTCCCCCAAAGTGACTAACCATACCGTGACAATAACCGGACTAGCTGCCAATACGCTGTACCATTTTTCTGTAAAATCAAAAGATGCGGCAGGGAATATTGGGGCTTCGTCGGATAATTTCTTTACAACACTCGCTATTGTTTTACCGGTAACTCCAACAATCACTTCTGCTAATCCAATTTCTGGATCAAACAACAATAGTCCAAAACTAAAAGGAACAGCACCAAGTGGTACAACAGTAAAAATATACGCAGATAGCGCATGTGCCGAAAGTGTTGTTATTTCCGGCACGTCAAATAAATTTGCCTCCCCAGGTCTCACAGTCTCAGTTGCAGACAATTCAACAACAACATTTAAAGCAACGGCAACTGATAGTTCTGGTAATGTCTCTGGTTGTTCAGCAGGCTTTAGTTATACAGAAGTGACACCAGATACACCAGATATCACTGCTCCAGTAATATCAAGTATTACAATTTCCCCTACGGATACTACGGCTGTAGCCACTTGGACAACTGATGAATTAGCTTCGACGCTAGTAAACTATGGCACTACAACAAGTTACGGTTTAACGACTGGTACGAGTGACACATTACCTCGTGTTACTAGTCATTCCGTTACACTACAGAGCCTTACTCCAGGTACGCTTTACTATGTTTCACTTATATCAACAGATGCAAGTGGCAATATAGCAACATCTAGTGATCAAACCTTTACAACAGGCAATACTGTAACCTATCAGTGCGGAGATGATGTTGATAATGATGGTGACAGTATTATTGATGCAGATGATCCAGGTTGTACCGATAGTAATGATGATAATGAAGCTGATGAAGAAGTAATTGTTGAAGAAACTCCAGCTCCTCCAGCTGGCTCCGGTGGTAACTATATTTCCTACAGTTGCGGTGATGGACAAGATAATGATAGTGATGGCAAGATGGATTATCCGAGTGATCCAGGTTGTACAAGTACCCTCGATGATAATGAAATAGATCCTAGTGACTTTGCGCTTGGATGTGAAGTTGCTGGAACTCCTGTTTTACTTGTTAAAATTGGACTCAAAGGTGAAGATGCAAAGGTGGTACAAAAGGCAGTCAATCAACTAGATGCAGCTACTCCGGAACTAGTGACTGATGGTATTATTGGACCAAAATCACTTAGTGGCATTAAGACAGCTCAAACAATTCTCGGAACTAAAGTTGATGGCCTTTGGGGCAAGATAACACAAGGACTCTACACTACTTGGACTCAAGAAACATGTCCAAAATTATAA
- a CDS encoding ABC transporter ATP-binding protein, producing the protein MKILVSYLKQHTWLCVGVILLATINQTFSLLDPLIFRHIIDDYATKFDSFTFVEFFRGVSYLLLLAVGAAFVSRVAKNFQDYYLNTVTQRTGAKIYNDGIEHSLALPYEVFEDQRSGETLGTLQKVRTSSETFINAFINVLFVSIIGFIFVTIYAAKIYWGVAVVYALTIPIIGGLSYALTAKVKKIQKIILAETTALAGSTTESLRNIELVKSLGLVTQEINRLNATTDKILKLELKKLRYIRSISFVQGTLINLMRTLILAFLLYLVFAKIVTFGQFFSLYIYSFFIFQPLQELGNVINSYREAQVALKRFEEIMHAPSEPKPDNSTQIPNITHVAFKDISFKYKSAGNAALENITFEVTQGETIAFVGPSGSGKTSLVKLLVGLYTPKSGEITFNDIPMHALDMNVLRGQFGFVTQDTQLFAGTIRENLLFVNPYATDDECLGALASAQCQNLLARGGAGLDTVIGEGGVKVSGGEKQRLSVARALLRKPTILIFDEATSSLDSITEEEITKTIRDVSVGNERISVLIAHRLSTIMHADRIYVLEKGNIVEVGNHDELLDKKGLYFAMWRQQIGERV; encoded by the coding sequence ATGAAGATTCTTGTTTCGTATTTAAAACAGCATACATGGCTCTGTGTTGGGGTTATTCTATTGGCAACAATTAATCAGACTTTTTCGCTCCTAGATCCGCTCATTTTTCGCCATATTATAGATGACTATGCTACTAAGTTTGACTCTTTTACTTTTGTTGAGTTTTTTAGAGGCGTATCATATCTTTTGTTACTTGCTGTTGGTGCGGCCTTTGTATCACGGGTCGCGAAAAATTTCCAAGACTATTATTTAAATACTGTCACCCAACGAACTGGTGCAAAGATTTACAATGATGGCATTGAACATTCTCTTGCGTTGCCATACGAAGTATTTGAAGACCAGCGCAGTGGTGAGACTCTCGGTACGTTGCAGAAAGTGAGAACCTCAAGTGAGACATTTATAAATGCTTTCATTAATGTCTTGTTTGTTTCGATTATCGGGTTTATTTTTGTCACAATATACGCTGCCAAAATTTATTGGGGCGTCGCTGTCGTATATGCGCTCACTATCCCTATTATTGGTGGATTATCGTACGCCCTAACAGCTAAAGTGAAAAAGATTCAGAAAATTATTTTAGCTGAAACAACAGCACTAGCTGGATCAACGACTGAGTCACTCCGAAATATTGAGCTTGTGAAAAGTTTGGGATTAGTTACTCAAGAAATAAATCGGCTGAATGCAACAACAGATAAAATACTCAAGCTTGAGCTCAAGAAGCTCCGCTACATTAGAAGTATTTCATTTGTACAAGGAACGCTTATTAATTTAATGCGTACCCTTATATTGGCATTCCTCCTCTATCTCGTATTTGCCAAAATTGTCACCTTTGGCCAATTTTTCTCCCTCTATATATACTCATTTTTTATTTTTCAGCCACTCCAGGAGCTTGGTAATGTTATCAATAGCTATCGAGAGGCGCAGGTTGCGCTTAAACGCTTTGAAGAGATTATGCACGCGCCGTCTGAACCAAAACCTGACAATAGTACTCAGATACCAAATATTACACACGTTGCGTTTAAAGATATTTCGTTTAAATATAAAAGCGCAGGGAATGCAGCGCTTGAGAATATTACATTTGAAGTAACTCAGGGGGAGACGATTGCTTTCGTCGGTCCCTCAGGCTCAGGAAAAACTAGTTTAGTTAAGTTATTGGTTGGATTATATACACCAAAATCAGGGGAGATAACTTTTAATGACATTCCGATGCATGCATTAGATATGAATGTATTGCGAGGACAGTTTGGATTTGTCACACAAGATACTCAACTTTTTGCTGGCACGATACGAGAAAATCTTCTCTTTGTGAATCCGTATGCAACTGACGATGAATGCCTAGGTGCACTTGCTTCTGCACAATGTCAGAACTTGCTTGCGCGCGGTGGGGCAGGGCTCGATACCGTTATTGGTGAAGGTGGGGTAAAGGTTTCAGGAGGCGAAAAACAGCGCCTGTCTGTTGCCAGAGCATTATTACGCAAACCAACTATTCTTATTTTTGACGAGGCAACATCATCACTTGATTCAATTACTGAAGAAGAAATTACTAAAACTATTCGTGATGTATCAGTAGGCAATGAAAGAATTTCTGTACTTATTGCTCACCGACTCTCAACCATTATGCATGCTGACCGTATCTATGTATTAGAAAAAGGCAACATAGTCGAAGTCGGAAATCATGATGA
- a CDS encoding PspC domain-containing protein encodes MKRLYRSETNRVVSGICGGIGEYFEIDPVLIRVVFLFLSFVTGLIPGLIAYGISILIIPASPDESVIHVHTTTQSAGKKDN; translated from the coding sequence ATGAAAAGACTTTATCGAAGTGAGACAAATCGAGTAGTAAGTGGTATTTGTGGTGGTATAGGAGAGTATTTTGAAATAGATCCAGTACTTATTCGAGTAGTATTTCTTTTTCTGTCATTTGTGACAGGCCTCATCCCGGGACTTATTGCATATGGTATCTCAATCCTCATTATTCCCGCGTCGCCCGATGAATCTGTTATTCATGTGCATACAACAACGCAATCAGCAGGCAAGAAAGATAATTAG